One part of the Dysidea avara chromosome 10, odDysAvar1.4, whole genome shotgun sequence genome encodes these proteins:
- the LOC136236405 gene encoding uncharacterized protein, with amino-acid sequence MEVGVFYDLAGEAVKSLMRCPISQELEVFSRLLYRNKNQHRREKQFQKLVRISKDTKKYHKFNVTDKIKNLQRLLAKYRFNLGGINATNYLHDDKVQSVVYELTQQIPQCCVLLKKVLTFCEDTFWEIQQYQLMPGLFVPFYLMMCATISRLWAFLQCHVKYLSQLQETLATWNDSDAKSTSMGNYAVGQHDIGESVTLDATFMESRMRDFCLSASNNYPTTSQNETKELSKKNENYIEKSAIPTSGGMHHKWRSISSYYSSRSYDGYCRVRPRKIKLKSRKKELSTNNVAIVDYKTIHDSPQMTSDSFIDTVFSLIER; translated from the exons ATGGAAGTAGGCGTGTTCTATGATTTAGCCGGCGAAGCAGTGAAGAGTTTAATGAGATGTCCGATATCGCAAGAACTGGAGGTGTTCTCTAGACTGTTGTACAGGAATAAGAATCAACATCGGCGTGAAAAACAATTTCAAAAACTAGTCCGG ATAAGCAAAGATACCAAAAAGTATCATAAGTTTAATGTAACAGATAAGATAAAAAATCTTCAAAGATTACTAGCAAA ATACAGGTTTAATCTTGGAGGGATCAATGCCACCAACTACCTCCATGACGATAAGGTTCAGTCTGTGGTTTATGAACTCACCCAACAGATACCACAATGTTGTGTACTGTTGAAGAAAGTGTTGACGTTTTGTGAAGATACTTTTTG GGAGATCCaacaataccagttaatgccAGGATTATTTGTTCCCTTCTATTTAATGATGTGTGCTACCATCAGTAGATTATG GGCTTTTCTGCAGTGCCATGTGAAGTATCTTTCACAGTTGCAAGAGACACTGGCTACGTGGAACGACAGTGATGCAAAA AGTACTAGCATGGGAAATTATGCAGTAGGCCAACATGATATTGGCG AGAGTGTTACTCTGGATGCAACCTTCATGGAGTCACGGATGAGGGACTTTTGCCTGTCAGCATCAAACAACTACCCCACAACTTCTCAAAATGAGACTAAAGAGTTGTCCAAGAAGAATGAAAATTATATTGAAAAGTCTGCTATACCTACAAGCGGCGGCATGCACCATAAATGGAGATCAATATCAAGTTATTATTCTAGTCGTTCTTATGATGGGTATTGTAGGGTCAGACCGAGGAAAATTAAATTAAAGAGCAGAAAAAAGGAACTAAGCACTAATAATGTAGCTATTGTTGACTATAAAACGATTCATGATTCACCACAGATGACAAGTGATAGTTTTATTGACACTGTGTTTAGTTTAATAGAAAGATGA
- the LOC136236395 gene encoding uncharacterized protein produces the protein MDDEVDTARGATDRTPQVIKMYPWEARHEWIARISFIEDHTPTYGFERALSLSMVWANMKFLGCRYPTATEQLVMNYNVPETDKGRKFPKNGVYVLNTEDFPDGVPLGALSVVADEESHLLADEEDNDSDTSTQVSMLISDIREKVETDKKQGDVKPATTPVSPELSDICYKLSLPDDLNQQDHPVSVLDASCQKANLTISYAFKEHVDETTKRPTVIGYQATVLINDVIVGKGDSYSAKKDAKKHACEVVIERVKDIQKSTGCAPAPNQSEHIEKSEIMQTGGVGDQAAMSTDGIGGKLLQKMGWDKDSTSTSQASQVFDSYGNLGRSGLGFAPQESSALRQNVEQKLYEFVNSDKDELVFSSEFSLDERKLIHSLCAKYKLSHKSHGKGDERKLVIQKKANAQTDSETANQKSYGQHYEFHHSYDQQSNPSSQYGRQDGGRSAMQSSFFQPAVNKADSSRSHPYQGYRQHHSHQIWEGKRY, from the coding sequence ATGGACGACGAAGTTGATACAGCACGTGGCGCTACGGACAGGACGCCTCAGGTTATCAAAATGTACCCATGGGAGGCTAGGCACGAATGGATCGCCCGGATATCGTTTATAGAAGATCACACTCCGACGTACGGATTTGAGAGGGCGCTTAGTCTCTCTATGGTATGGGCCAACATGAAATTCCTAGGATGTCGCTACCCCACAGCCACAGAACAGCTTGTAATGAACTACAACGTGCCAGAAACAGATAAAGGCAGGAAATTTCCAAAAAATGGTGTGTATGTGTTGAATACAGAAGATTTTCCTGATGGAGTGCCGTTGGGAGCTTTGTCAGTGGTAGCTGATGAAGAATCACATTTACTAGCAGATGAGGAGGATAATGACAGTGATACATCAACACAAGTTAGTATGCTTATTTCTGATATTAGAGAAAAGGTTGAGACAGACAAGAAACAGGGTGACGTGAAACCAGCTACTACCCCCGTTAGCCCAGAATTGTCAGATATATGTTACAAGCTTAGCCTGCCTGATGATTTGAACCAACAGGATCATCCAGTTTCTGTATTGGATGCCTCATGTCAAAAAGCAAATTTGACCATCTCATATGCATTCAAGGAGCACGTTGATGAAACTACTAAGCGTCCCACTGTCATTGGTTACCAAGCAACAGTGTTAATCAATGATGTGATTGTCGGTAAGGGTGACAGCTATTCAGCTAAGAAGGATGCAAAGAAGCATGCTTGCGAGGTTGTTATTGAACGTGTGAAGGACATCCAGAAGTCAACTGGATGTGCCCCTGCACCCAACCAATCTGAGCACATTGAGAAAAGTGAGATTATGCAAACTGGTGGGGTAGGAGACCAGGCAGCCATGTCTACCGATggaataggtggaaaattgttACAGAAAATGGGTTGGGATAAGGACAGTACCAGTACTTCCCAGGCTTCTCAAGTGTTTGACTCTTATGGAAACCTTGGACGGAGTGGGTTGGGATTTGCACCACAAGAATCATCAGCGCTACGACAGAATGTTGAACAAAAACTGTATGAATTTGTGAACTCTGACAAAGATGAGTTAGTGTTTTCATCAGAGTTTTCCCTTGATGAGCGTAAACTGATCCATTCGTTGTGTGCTAAGTACAAACTCAGTCACAAATCTCATGGTAAAGGAGATGAGAGAAAGTTGGTCATCCAGAAGAAAGCAAATGCACAGACAGACTCTGAAACAGCTAACCAAAAAAGTTACGGTCAACACTACGAATTTCACCACTCATACGACCAACAGTCAAACCCATCATCTCAGTATGGGAGGCAGGATGGAGGGAGATCAGCTATGCAAAGTAGCTTTTTTCAACCTGCAGTGAACAAGGCTGATTCATCTAGGTCACATCCTTACCAGGGCTACAGGCAGCACCACTCACATCAGATATGGGAGGGGAAAAGATACTAA
- the LOC136236393 gene encoding DNA primase large subunit-like codes for MKYGLNPFNVKSLIVGLRYLKMFYESDSLPAGSVDLECLYRGSMLRSQLLVTLYTSAIAENPMLQSSFYDAGDIVQASCHVSRKATRFLTQFEKTCSENELMDVSSHYCMRLAACGRKDTKVMLLIAECLLFSLRYANMDPSDMTQFLLKHKSQDLFKYLPINTKDTLDTLSKAICKKESSYTVKVPWTYALDQVSTRSVVLDNGAARVPCTYLLEACVDQYFTTLQSGLDFAKTAYSTVVSDERMAELLPQVTHWLEAGCQSHGSRDHSRNTPAYQISAEDVDKISVMFPLCMRRLHRTLRRKHRLNHTFRIQYTLFLKSIGLGMEDAIEFWKSEYLKPHSDCQAGGCSHNWSSDKQRYTYSIRHLYGKEGRMVNYSAHSCQTLQNQVINPTHEGGCPFKHSDKESLYATLYSDKLATSDIEDIVQLASSGQYSAACKLHHTARVNLVVQANDKPTEIPSSVIPIECEDKDNTKLADSEIQPTTTPGAEEGPNLFFSPAKYFSSFVDEIPSDS; via the exons ATGAAATACGGATTAAATCCATTCAATGTTAAaagtttaattgtgggtttgagatATTTGAAAATGTTTTACGAATCTGATTCGCTTCCAGCAGGGAGTGTGGACCTGGAATGCCTTTACCGTGGGTCGATGCTGCGCTCACAACTACTCGTTACACTGTACACTTCAGCTATTGCTGAAAATCCGATGCTACAATCGTCTTTTTATGATGCAGGCGATATTGTTCAAGCCAGTTGTCATGTTAGTAGGAAAGCGACCAGATTCCTAACCCAGTTTGAAAAGACTTGTAGTGAAAATGAACTAATGGATGTTAGTAGCCACTATTGTATGCGACTGGCGGCATGTGGCAGGAAAGATACAAAAGTCATGCTGTTGATAGCTGAGTGTCTTCTCTTCTCACTGAGGTACGCTAACATGGACCCCAGTGACATGACTCAGTTCCTTTTGAAGCACAAATCACAAGATCTATTTAAATACTTGCCTATAAACACCAAGGACACACTAGACACATTATCTAAGGCTATCTGTAAAAAGGAGAGTAGCTACACTGTGAAGGTCCCATGGACATATGCACTGGACCAAGTGTCTACTAGAAGTGTAGTATTGGATAATGGAGCTGCCCGTGTGCCTTGTACATATCTGCTAGAGGCCTGTGTGGACCAATACTTTACCACACTCCAAAGTGGCTTGGACTTTGCCAAGACTGCTTAcagcacag TGGTAAGTGATGAAAGAATGGCAGAGTTGTTGCCACAAGTGACTCACTGGTTGGAGGCTGGTTGTCAGTCTCATGGTAGCAGGGATCACAGCAGAAACACTCCAGCCTATCAGATAAGTGCAGAGGATGTCGACAAGATTAGTGTAATGTTCCCACTGTGTATGAGGCGACTACACCGTACACTGAGACGAAAGCATCGACTGAATCATACATTCAGG attcaatatACACTGTTCTTGAAGTCTATTGGATTGGGAATGGAAGATGCCATAGAATTCTGGAAATCAGAATACTTAAAACCACATTCTGATTGTCAG GCTGGTGGTTGCAGTCACAACTGGTCATCTGACAAACAGAGGTACACATACAGTATCAGACATCTCTATGGCAAAGAAGGCAGGATGGTGAACTACAGTGCACACAGTTGTCAAACATTACAAAATCAAGTGATAAATCCAACACACGAAGGAGGATGCCCCTTTAA GCATTCAGATAAAGAAAGCTTATATGCTACTCTCTATTCAGACAAACTAGCCACCAGTGACATAGAAGATAttgtacagctagctagttcAGGACAGTATAGTGCAGCATGTAAGTTACACCACACAGCAAGAGTGAACCTTGTTGTACAAGCAAATGACAAACCAACTGAG ATACCATCATCTGTGATTCCCATTGAGTGTGAAGACAAAGACAACACAAAGTTAGCTGATTCTGAG ATTCAGCCAACTACAACTCCTGGTGCTGAGGAAGGTCCAAACCTATTTTTCAGTCCAGCCAAATACTTCAGTTCATTCGTGGATGAAATACCGAGCGATTCATGA